The region ACCCCGGCAGGTCCGGCACGAGAACCGTCCCGTCGGCGATGCGGTAGTGCGAGTAGTCCATCGGCGTCTCGCCGAAGGGGATGCCCTCGACGGTGGCGACGCCCCCGCATCCCGCTCCGAGTTGAGCGACGTAGAACGGCCGGATGTGCCAGCACCATGTGTGCGGCGACGCCTGAACGCCCTCCGCGCGGAGTTCCGGCACCAGGTTCCGCCAGCGCGTGAAGCCCATGATCCCCAGATCGAGCAGGAACACGTCGACGAGCCCCAGCCGCGCTAGACGGAACAGGTTGTTGACATGCCGCTCGGTGTAGCCGCCGTAGCGCGTCGGCGGGTCGGCGCGTTCGGTGCGCCCTTCGCCCTCGGCGATGAGCGCGCTGCATCCGAGCCGCGCCATCTCGTCTTTGAGCCGCTTGAGGTCGTCTTGGTTCTCGGGGAAGGGTTCCTCGATCCAGTAGAGGTCGCAGTCGGCGACGCCGCGCAGGAAAGTCAGGAAACTGGAACCGTCGTAGGCGTCGTTGGCATCGACGAGGATGCGACAATCGGGGAACGCCTCGCGGACGGCGCGGACGACGGCGATATCCTGCGCCGTTCCCACGTCGGGTTCCATCCACTTCTTGCCTCTGCCGATCTTCAGCTTGAACGCCCGGAAGCCGGCTTCATAGTCGTCTCGGCAGGAATCGAC is a window of Candidatus Poribacteria bacterium DNA encoding:
- a CDS encoding mandelate racemase, with the translated sequence MLEDHRLARVEGRVITETYPRWIGRNSFGNPQGFGNNRIQVRILTTDQGACGWASSNTPDDQVTPLIGERISDLFSPQTGAAEHAYAIDLALHDLAGRILGKPVYELLGASGPRAVPIYTGGIYFDDMEPEDAPRGVHGVVDSCRDDYEAGFRAFKLKIGRGKKWMEPDVGTAQDIAVVRAVREAFPDCRILVDANDAYDGSSFLTFLRGVADCDLYWIEEPFPENQDDLKRLKDEMARLGCSALIAEGEGRTERADPPTRYGGYTERHVNNLFRLARLGLVDVFLLDLGIMGFTRWRNLVPELRAEGVQASPHTWCWHIRPFYVAQLGAGCGGVATVEGIPFGETPMDYSHYRIADGTVLVPDLPGFAMPFRDEP